The genomic window CAACCTCGGGTCGGTGATGACCCCTGCCATCAGCAGCCGCACGTATACGTCGGCGAGTCCGACGGAGAACAGACTCGCCCACGCCCACATCGGATGGCGGTGGTTGAACGGATTGACCCACTGCCACGCGCGGTATCGGACGCGCCCGCCGTGCGCGCAGGAATAGCAATCGAGGTTCCCGCCGACGATGTGCCGGAACGCGTGGCAGCCAGCGGTGTACCCCGTCAGGAGCACGACATTGGCGAGGAACAAGAGCGACCCGAGATGGACGCCAAACTGTCCGTTGAAGACGAACGCGTCGATCGCGTCCTTCCACAGGAAGGCGAGCACGATGATCGCCAGGTACAGGAAGAAACGATGCAGGTTATTGAGGAGGAACGGAAACGCGGTCTCGCCGGCGTACCGTCCGCGCGACTCGCCAATCGCGCAGGACACCGGGTCCCGGAAGAACGAGCGGTAGTAGGCTTTACGGTAGTAGTAGCATGTGGCCCGAAACCCCAGCGGCGCCCACAGCACCCACCACGCGGGTGAGATCGGAATCCCGGCGATCCTGATCGGCGGTGAGTAGAACGGCGAGAGGTACGGAGCGAAGTACCCGTGTCCCTGGAGCGCCACCCAAATGGAGTACACGCCGAACGCACTCAGGATCACGACCGTTGCAATTGGTTGGAGCCACCAAGGATACGCCGGGGCGTACGAATGCGACGCCGTTTCGTCAGCCATGGGAACCGTCCGGAAGCCTGACCTGAGAACCTGTAGCGTGCTTCGGTCCGGGTTTCGGCGTTTCCTCCCCTCGCCCCGCACCGGCGGTGCGGGGCGGCTGCGCGCAGGAACGTGGCGTGCGCCGAGTGAAACCCACCGCGATGATCCGGCGGTGCGCGACCATCGCCCACCCGGACATGATGCGGACTCGCACGGCTGGCGGGAGCACGTCCATGAGCATCAACTTCACGGACCTCTTCTGGCTCTTATTCGTCCTCTCGGTGCTGCAACCGGTGCTCGCGCGGCAGTTGCAGCAGATGGCGCGACTCCGCCTGCTGCAGCTGCTCGAGCGCCAGCGGGGCAGCCGGGTGATCGCGCTCATCCATCGTGAGGAGACGGTCAACTTCCTCGGCATCCCGATCGTCCGCTACATCGACATCCAGGACTCGGAGAACCTGCTGCGGGCGATTCGCCTGACGTCCCCCGAGCTCCCGATCGACGTGATCCTGCACACCCCGGGAGGGCTGGTGCTCGCGGCGGAACAGATCGCCCGCGCCCTGCGCGATCATCGCGGGCGAGTCACGGTGTTCGTGCCGCACTACGCGATGTCCGGAGGCACGCTGATCGCCCTCGCCGCCGACGCGATCGTCATGGACGAACACGCCGTCCTCGGTCCCGTCGACCCGCAGCTCGGCCAGTATCCCGCGGTCTCGATCATCGCGGTGGTCGATCGCAAACCTATCGAGCGGGTGAACGACGAGACGCTGATCCTCGCGAACATCGCCAGGAAGGCCGTGGCGCAGGTCCGGGCGGTGGTCGTCGAGCTCGTCTCGCGCCGGCTCCCGTCCGACCGCGCGGAGGCGCTCGCCACCAGGCTGGCCGGCGGCGAGTGGACACACGACTATCCGATCACGGTGACGGAGGCCCGCGCGCTCGGCTTCGAGGTCTCGACGGACGTGCCGCGCGCGATCTACGATCTGATGCAGCTCTACCCGCAGGCGGGGCGGAACCGCCCCTCGGTCGAGTACGTGCCGCTCCCGTACCGGATGCCCGCGGTCCCGCGCTCGCCCGACCCGCGGGAGAAGTAGCCCGCGCCGCGACCCGGCGGGGCCGCCACCGGCGCGTCTATCGGGCGGGGATCCAGGTCGCGTCCGCGTTGCCGGCCATGTGGTTCGCGGCGCGCGCGAGCACGAAGAGCAGGTCCGAGAGCCGGTTCACGAACCGGAGCAGGTCCGCGTTGACCGGCGCATGAGCGGCCAGCGTCACGATCTCCCGCTCCGCGCGCCGCGCCACCGTCCGCGCCACGTGCAGCGCCGCCGCGGACGGCGTGCCGCCGGGCAGGACGAACGTCTTCAACGGAGGCAGCGCGTCCTCGAACCGGTCGATGTCCCCCTCGAGCGCGGCCACCCACGCCGGCGCCACCCGCTGGATGTGGGCCGCAGCCGCAGAGGACGCCGTCGGGGGCGTGGCGAGCTCGGCGCCAAGATCGAAGAGGTGGTGTTGGAGCCGCGCCAGGACCGCGTCGATCTCCGGTGCCGGACCCGCAGCGCGGGCCACGCCGAGCGCGGCGTTGGTTTCGTCGATCGCCCCGTACGCGCGCACGCGGAGATCGTCCTTCCGGACCCGCTGCCCGCCGAAAAGACTCGTGTCTCCGCTGTCGCCGGTGCGGGTGTAGATCCGCGTCACTCGCCCAGCCGGCGCGGACGGGGCCGCTCACTCATCGGCCGCCACGCTCTCCCGCCGGCCCCCCGTGGTCGCGACGCCCTCGTCCGCCCCAGCGAGATACGTCCGAAACCACGCGGTAATGTGGCGCAGGCGCTCCAGCCGGTGCTTGGGCTGCCCGTTCCGCGAGAGGTCGTGACTCTCGTTCGGAAACCGCACGAACAGCGTCGGCACGCCCTGCTTCTTCAGCGCGACGAAGAGCTGCTCGCCCTGCTCGATCGGACACCGGTGGTCGTTCTCGCTGTGCAGGATGAGGGTCGGCGTTTGCATCTGGCGGACGTAGGTGATCGGCGAGCGCTCGCGGTAGAACTCCGGGGATTCCCACGGCTCCCCAGGATACTCCCAGAATCCCTTCATGTAGGCGAGGTCCGACGTGCCCCACTGGCTGGAGGCGTTGCTGATGCCGCGCATCGTCACCGCGGCGCGGAAGCGTTGGGTATGCCCGACGATCCAGTTCGTCATGAACCCTCCGTAGCTGCCGCCGGCAACCCCCAGCCGGTCAGGGTCGATCCACGCGTACGTCGCGATCGCGTGATCGACGCCGCGCATCAGATCCTGGTAGTCCTTTCCGCCCCAGTCGTGGCGCGTGCCCGCCGTGAACGTCTGACCGTATCCCTGGCTGCCGCGCGGGTTCATGTAGATCACGCCGTACCCTTCCGCGACGAGGAGCTGCAGTTCGTGGAAGAACGCATGGCCGTACGCGGCGTGCGGCCCGCCGTGAACCTCGAGAATCGTCGGCACGCGGCCGCCCTTGGCGGCGGCCGGCCGCAGGACCCACC from bacterium includes these protein-coding regions:
- a CDS encoding cob(I)yrinic acid a,c-diamide adenosyltransferase, with the translated sequence MTRIYTRTGDSGDTSLFGGQRVRKDDLRVRAYGAIDETNAALGVARAAGPAPEIDAVLARLQHHLFDLGAELATPPTASSAAAAHIQRVAPAWVAALEGDIDRFEDALPPLKTFVLPGGTPSAAALHVARTVARRAEREIVTLAAHAPVNADLLRFVNRLSDLLFVLARAANHMAGNADATWIPAR
- a CDS encoding succinate dehydrogenase — protein: MADETASHSYAPAYPWWLQPIATVVILSAFGVYSIWVALQGHGYFAPYLSPFYSPPIRIAGIPISPAWWVLWAPLGFRATCYYYRKAYYRSFFRDPVSCAIGESRGRYAGETAFPFLLNNLHRFFLYLAIIVLAFLWKDAIDAFVFNGQFGVHLGSLLFLANVVLLTGYTAGCHAFRHIVGGNLDCYSCAHGGRVRYRAWQWVNPFNHRHPMWAWASLFSVGLADVYVRLLMAGVITDPRLF